The genomic segment CGAGGGACTGGCCGCGCGCGTCGCGGCGCTCGAACGTCAGGCCGACGGCGCGCCCCCACCCCCGGCGGCCGGCACGCCGAGCGTGGCCCCCGCCGCGCCGGCAAAGCCTGCTTCCCGCCGCGGTCCCCGCGATCGGGCAGCCCAGAGTGAGGGGGCGATCGCGGACGCTGCGTTGCCGTCCGGCGCCGCGCCGTCTACGGAGGGCGAGGCCGCCGCCTCCGAGGTCGGGATCGATCGTGTCCGGGCCCGTTGGGGGCGCTTTATGGACGAGGTGAAGCAACGCAGCCGCCCCGTCTACGCGTTCCTGTTGGAGGCCGCCCCCCAGTCGGTCGAAGGGACGCGCCTCGTGCTTGCCGTGCGGCATAAGTTCCATCTAGAAAACCTTCAGGAGCACAAACACCGGCAGATCGTCGAGGACCTCCTCGACGCCGTGATGGGTACCCGGCTCCGACTCGGGCTGGTGCTGGGCGAGGGCGACGCTCCCCTCGGCGCTCCCGCGTCCTCAGACACTCCGGCCGCCTCGGGGAGCCCGAGTACGCTCGTGGATGAGGCCGTGCGGCGGTTTGGCAACCCCGTGCAGGAGATCCGGCACCCCGAGTAAGCATTCCACAACGACACACCGGCTCGCGGCGCACGAAACGCCCGTCCGGGGCGGGAGCGATGGATGTTCAACATGCAGAAAATGCTCAAGCAGGTGCAAAAGCTCCAGGAGGAGATGGCTCGGGTCCAAGATGAGCTGTCGCGCGAGCGCATCGAGGCCAGCGCCGGCGGCGGTGTCGTCCGGGCCGTGGCGAGCGGGCAGGGGGATCTCGTCGAGATCGCGATCGACCCGAGCGTGGTGGACCCGTCCGACGTGGCGATGCTGCAGGATCTCGTGCTGGCGGCGTGCGGCGAAGCGATCCGGAAGGCGCGGGACCACGCCGCCGAACGGATGAAGGCAGTGACCGGGGGCCTCCAGCTGCCTCCGGGTCTTCCCGGTCTGGGCGCGTGACGCCGGGATGTCTTCGTCCGCTCCATCGCTCGCCCGGTTGATCGAGGAACTCAGCAAGCTGCCGAGCGTTGGGCCGAAGACGGCGCAGCGCCTGGCG from the bacterium genome contains:
- a CDS encoding YbaB/EbfC family nucleoid-associated protein — translated: MFNMQKMLKQVQKLQEEMARVQDELSRERIEASAGGGVVRAVASGQGDLVEIAIDPSVVDPSDVAMLQDLVLAACGEAIRKARDHAAERMKAVTGGLQLPPGLPGLGA